From Camelina sativa cultivar DH55 chromosome 5, Cs, whole genome shotgun sequence:
CGGTCTTTTTTTGCACTAGCCGTGTtaatctgttaaaaaaaaaagaatgtgaaGCATCAAACAGatatagtttatgttttttcatGCATGTGATTTAGTCTTATTTCTTGGATTTATATAGTTCGTAAGTTTGTCTGGTCTTAAATCATACTTATTgacattattatttgtttgtaacACACGTGTAGATGTCCTGGAAAATAAGTTAGAAGATAAATTGGAAGTTGATAGGATTGTGTCGTGACCAAGCATGTGTAAGTCTATTTTCTATAGATCAAGATCGGATGTTAATTATCAAAAGACTAATTATTGGCGTCgtgaattttataattaaggAACCAAAACAGTAGTGAAATCACTTTGTTTTCACACACAGATAAATACATATTTATGGCCGTAATTTTAGAAAACTGTATTTATCGTGTTTACAAGTCAAATGGCATAGTTTCAACTCTTCAATATATGGTGGCCTTTCATAGAATAAAATTCACAGATTTCATAGATTTTGATAGTGGCCTGTCAAAGAGGTCAATGTCATAATTCACCTCTAAAGTCAAAATCactatatttttaatctttgCCTTTTAGACGTTTGGTTCGAAATTATTGACTTAGTCGCCATCTATATTTTAACAGTCTTCGGTTAAAACTTATTTAGAAGTCTATTTTAGCATATGGGTTTCCCTTTTCagaaaccgaaaaaaaaaaaaaaaactcaaccaTTGGAAAACTATGGTATGATGGTCATTTATGCGCATGTATCGAGTCGTCGTCAATCGTTTGAGCTTTTACACCTATTCTTAAATGGTGTAGCTACAAAGGAGgccttaattaaataattaatctttaacACTATTGTTGGTCCAGTTCAACATATCGTGGAAAACAAAGCCCAATAACTGCATcctttactttttaaatatGACAATCAAACACGCCTAAGTATCGTGTTTATACAATCAAGAATGAGTAGTTTAGGTCTAAATATGTACGTAGAATGTGAAAGGAGCAAGAGAATAACTCAACTGATAATATATAGTGTTCACAGGTGATCAAAATACAACCCAACTATCAAAATACAAGACATCACAtatcatcatattatatatgtaacatattgtatctacaaaattttggaaaattctATGTTACATTATTAAAACCTTACTCTCGCTACTGTTTTATTTAACCAAACCTTGCCTAAAACCCATTTATtcattatctttattttattttgcttagattgttttattttttttatttgacagAAGATATAGGGGCATGACAAAACTAAATAGACAAGTTATAACTCTATAGAAATACGACTTTTATAACTATATAAGACTATAAGATTCATGTTCATGTTTATAAACATGAATCTTTGTGGCGTGGCTCTTGGAGCTCAAATCCAAGATTGAATTGGGTAGTTGAACTTGAAGGAGTTGGCTCCACTAATGTGTGCAAAAATGTCTGAAGAATCTACAAATTGTCCCTCATCCTTCACTCCCATCTGTAAACCAAAATCTGTATAGTTAGACTTAATTACAACCGACACTCCATTTCGACATAAATTCATATAAATCGAGTTCAAATAACCCGGGGTTACTTAcatcgtcttcatcttcattatcaTGATGGCTTGAAGAAGCTTGTCTACTTGGTTCACCAAACTCATCATTCTTTGCAAATCTTCCTCTAACCCTTGGTCTACTATCTGCCAATGTTTTCCTACANNNNNNNNNNNNNNNNNNNNNNNNNNNNNNNNNNNNNNNNNNNNNNNNNNNNNNNNNNNNNNNNNNNNNNNNNNNNNNNNNNNNNNNNNNNNNNNNNNNNNNNNNNNNNNNNNNNNNNNNNNNNNNNNNNNNNNNNNNNNNNNNNNNNNNNNNNNNNNNNNNNNNNNNNNNNNNNNNNNNNNNNNNNNNNNNNNNNNNNNNNNNNNNNNNNNNNNNNNNNNNNNNNNNNNNNNNNNNNNNNNNNNNNNNNNNNNNNNNNNNNNNNNNNNNNNNNNNNNNNNNNNNNNNNNNNNNNNNNNNNNNNNNNNNNNNNNNNNNNNNNNNNNNNNNNNNNNNNNNNNNNNNNNNNNNNNNNNNNNNNNNNNNNNNNNNNNNNNNNNNNNNNNNNNNNNNNNNNNNNNNNNNNNNNNNNNNNNNNNNNNNNNNNNNNNNNNNNNNNNNNNNNNNNNNNNNNNNNNNNNNNNNNNNNNNNNNNNNNNNNNNNNNNNNNNNNNNNNNNNNNNNNNNNNNNNNNNNNNNNNNNNNNNNNNNNNNNNNNNNNNNNNNNNNNNNNNNNNNNNNNNNNNNNNNNNNNNNNNNNNNNNNNNNNNNNNNNNNNNNNNNNNNNNNNNNNNNNNNNNNNNNNNNNNNNNNNNNNNNNNNNNNNNNNNNNNNNNNNNNNNNNNNNNNNNNaaaaaaaaaaaaaaaaatcattggaaAACAACATAACCAACGGTTTAATCCGGTTTGGTTTGATAAAAATCGAACCttaattttcttgttaaaaTTCCTTTCGTTCCTCTTCTTCATATACCTACgaatcttctctttcttttgctcAGGGGAGAGTTTTCCAACTTTGCTCAACGTTGGATCTTCTAAACCGTTGATATCAACCGGTCCTAATGCTGAATTAGTTTGAGGTGCCGTCAAGTGGCTCTGGCTCTCGACGCCACCAACACCAAGTGCcttctttaacaaaagtaaactgGTTAGCATAACATCAAAATACCAAACCGGTCATGTGCCTTCATAACCAAACCAGAAATCTTATTAGCTCCTTGAAGATAAACCAAACGTAAACCTGATAATATTTGTACAACAAAGAAAACTCAATACCTGGAGATCTTCTGGATTAAAGATACGTTTGATGGAATCAGGACAGAATAAACCACCATTATCAGCTTGAAAGTCCATGAATGGATCATGTGGCTTACTGATTTCGGATCCCACATGATTATTCCCGGGAAGTAAACCAAGATTACTTTCAGCAGATAATAAACCGGTGCTCATATAGGCCGGTAAACCGGAGGTACGGAAGAAAGAGTAAGAAGGGTTCAAGCCATGATTGTAACTTGGGACTGAAGAAAGACAATCTTCTTCGAAAACCCCTGGAGGAGGAGCTAGAGAAGAAACCGCCGGTAGAGACAGAGGGTCTCCAGAGAATGAAATGTTAGGAGGCTGGTGTGTAACTTGGAGTCCTGAAGAGAAATCAAACTGGTCTTGGCTCGTTGCCGTAAGGAGCTGATCGATGACTGGATATTGcagtgaagatgatgagaaatcGATTGAAGCCGTTATGTCGTTTTCGAAATCTTCTTGTGAGTCAAAGATTATGGACAGAtccgtgttgttgttgtcatcttcttcgtcttgaaGTTctgtgttcttgttgttgttgttactgttCTCAGTTGTTGTGGTTGTGTTAGTGTTTGAATGGAAGCTTCCGGATTTCTCAAGAATGTTTGAAGTAGAGGTGACTTCAGAGGTTTGATTGAAGGTTTCTTGAAAGAGTTGTGGATCGCAGAAATCGAAGATCTGAGCACTAAGAGGGCTCGTGATATCATCCTGATGATATATAGAACAAAGAAACGTTAATTAGATCTAAAGATTATTATATCGAGCAGAGAAAGTAGTAAATGATCAAGAAAGACATTACTTTAAAGCCAAGCATCAAAAGAAGAGAACAGAGGTAAAATTTGCTTGAGTCACAAGAAAAAGTAACGGGTGAGATCATTAAGTAGTTACAGGTTGGTTTTTAAGGCAGATTTATAAAAAAGCTCAAGTAATTAAATCTGTTTTTCTCGTGGCTTAATTATCTAGAAAGAATCTATAAGAtgtttttattctgtttttagaCATCAAAACACTCCAAGATTTTCGTGTCATAAATCAAAtccaatggtttttttttttctctttggtttctaATTTCTGTTTAGGACAGCATAAATGTTGGAAAAGAGAGATTAAATGCATCTGTTCTTTCATGTGACATGTTAACAAGAAGTTGGAATagctaaaaaagaaaaagtaaagaagagtGGTTTCTATAAAAGGAAAGTTTTCTGATTCTGGTATTTCTTTTTCGTATTGacaagaaaaattgaaattgcCTGGTATGAACCAACATCAAGATTTTTATCCcacaaagaaaaagtaaaggGCACTTCATTAAATATCAGAACATGTAAGAAAACCTtaatcatgatcatcatcatataaCACATCACAATGCTCCTAGTGAAAATTCACATAATGTGTCTTTCTATTTGCatcaaacaatacaaaatattcCAAGGTGACCAGAGTTTTACGTTTGATGAAAATAAATCTATACTTAGATACGATAGAAATAGTGAAATGATTACTGTTGCTTTGTAGAACATTTTTCAATGCATGTGACGATTTTCTATTGGCTTATAAAGTACCAATCGTAACCGAAGAATGagaactatatataataatgataatGTTCAAAAACTGGATTCGAAAGATAAATTGAAGTGTGTAGAGAATCACACCAAAGATTAAGAAAAGCTAAAAGGGAATGAAGCAATTTAAAAAGAGATCAAATGGAATataaggagaagaaaatgacgtttcacaaaaaaaaaaataataataataataataatatagttcTCATAGGATTGTCCAAGCAAAgaccaaataaaagaaaaagaaaataatataattactcAATTTATAAGATTAAACTCGAGTTTTATATGATCTCTGCATGTAAAAAATTCAAtgtttgaaaacaaatttaaagacaaaaaaacatctaCGCAACGCAACACATGCATGcgcatataaataaaaacaagaatgagaagagaaattACGATGGAAAGCTGATCGTGAGACAAGATCATCACGTCTTGCAACATGTTTAGGTTAATTCTTTTGTATATCTTCAATGTTTAAATATGCGAAGATTTTCTgggaaaattaaaagaaaaatttcccagaaaaaaatcgaaattatagcaagaaaattaaagaacGAGGAGGCTTCACGGATATCGCTTTGTGGAACAATGTTGGAATGACTGATGATATATGAACAAGAAACTGATCCATCGAAGATTATCAAaatattcgaaaaaaaaaaaacaaagagatgattGAATTAAAACAGAACAATATGGTTCTTCTGTTTAAGACagagaagaaatgaaaatttcttaattacAGTTTTctggagaacaaaaaaaagaaaagaaagaagaggttATGGGAGTTTCACGTAAccatcatacatatatatacttttgctTAATGTGTATGTatacatttgtatatatatatacatgtttgtCTGACTGTATCAGtgtatgtaaaaatattattttcaatgtaataaatTAAGTCGTTACTATATGCCACCATGGCACTTGAAATGTTACATACGATGACCACTTCTAGTGACGTGGCACTACCACGTAGATAAATTTGCTGATGTGGACAATTGCTTTCACATTAGGAGTGACCGGTCAATGAGTTTGACCCAGTTCTTGTTGCGTGGATTTTGACGTGTTtgactgaattttttttcttaattaagcCCCTATATTCGTGGaattagttttctatttttttttccttttagatatatactatttttttttatcttgtattTTCGTTTGCTAATTTTATTGACTTCTCTCGTGATTTTTGCGCAAAGGAGTGGAAAAGATTTCGACCAGGTCAGTCAAATATCGGAAAATATGAGtggaaattaaataaatatagtaaaagaTAAATTGTCTTTGGACAATAATAAGCATATTTGCCgtaagagaaaaaatattaagaaaaatcaGATAAAATTCGAAAACAATGTTTAACCAACTTCGAACTTTGATTCGTTTTCATGTGAAAATGAATTCATCTACGAAAAATTCTGTGATTGTGACATTTTTTGAGCATATAGGGGTCAATGCTTGGTACTGGTACCTTTAAGATATAAGTCATTCCCTCTAATCCTTTGAGACTTCACTTTCGTATACTTTTGTTATTCTAGTAACCATAAGGTCCATA
This genomic window contains:
- the LOC104786238 gene encoding two-component response regulator-like APRR7 isoform X3, with product MLQDVMILSHDQLSIDDITSPLSAQIFDFCDPQLFQETFNQTSEVTSTSNILEKSGSFHSNTNTTTTTENSNNNNKNTELQDEEDDNNNTDLSIIFDSQEDFENDITASIDFSSSSLQYPVIDQLLTATSQDQFDFSSGLQVTHQPPNISFSGDPLSLPAVSSLAPPPGVFEEDCLSSVPSYNHGLNPSYSFFRTSGLPAYMSTGLLSAESNLGLLPGNNHVGSEISKPHDPFMDFQADNGGLFCPDSIKRIFNPEDLQALGVGGVESQSHLTAPQTNSALGPVDINGLEDPTLSKVGKLSPEQKKEKIRRYMKKRNERNFNKKIKXXCRKTLADSRPRVRGRFAKNDEFGEPSRQASSSHHDNEDEDDMGVKDEGQFVDSSDIFAHISGANSFKFNYPIQSWI
- the LOC104786238 gene encoding two-component response regulator-like APRR7 isoform X2, translated to MLQDVMILSHDQLSIDDITSPLSAQIFDFCDPQLFQETFNQTSEVTSTSNILEKSGSFHSNTNTTTTTENSNNNNKNTELQDEEDDNNNTDLSIIFDSQEDFENDITASIDFSSSSLQYPVIDQLLTATSQDQFDFSSGLQVTHQPPNISFSGDPLSLPAVSSLAPPPGVFEEDCLSSVPSYNHGLNPSYSFFRTSGLPAYMSTGLLSAESNLGLLPGNNHVGSEISKPHDPFMDFQADNGGLFCPDSIKRIFNPEDLQKALGVGGVESQSHLTAPQTNSALGPVDINGLEDPTLSKVGKLSPEQKKEKIRRYMKKRNERNFNKKIKXXCRKTLADSRPRVRGRFAKNDEFGEPSRQASSSHHDNEDEDDMGVKDEGQFVDSSDIFAHISGANSFKFNYPIQSWI
- the LOC104786238 gene encoding two-component response regulator-like APRR7 isoform X1; translation: MISPVTFSCDSSKFYLCSLLLMLGFKDDITSPLSAQIFDFCDPQLFQETFNQTSEVTSTSNILEKSGSFHSNTNTTTTTENSNNNNKNTELQDEEDDNNNTDLSIIFDSQEDFENDITASIDFSSSSLQYPVIDQLLTATSQDQFDFSSGLQVTHQPPNISFSGDPLSLPAVSSLAPPPGVFEEDCLSSVPSYNHGLNPSYSFFRTSGLPAYMSTGLLSAESNLGLLPGNNHVGSEISKPHDPFMDFQADNGGLFCPDSIKRIFNPEDLQALGVGGVESQSHLTAPQTNSALGPVDINGLEDPTLSKVGKLSPEQKKEKIRRYMKKRNERNFNKKIKXXCRKTLADSRPRVRGRFAKNDEFGEPSRQASSSHHDNEDEDDMGVKDEGQFVDSSDIFAHISGANSFKFNYPIQSWI